In Euzebyales bacterium, the sequence TTCGCGATCGCCCGTGCCCAGAGCATCACGACCGCGGCGGCGGCGGATCACTATGCCGAGCAGCGCATGGCCGACCTCGGCCGTCTGCGCCGCTTCTGGCTGCGCGACTGACGAGACGGACGCGCTCGTCCGAGGATCCCGGGTGCGGACAACGCCTCTGTCTCCCGGTCCAGCGACAGATCTAGAGCGTGTCTCCCGAATCACTTGGGGGCCCAGGTGAGCAGGACGGCAAGCAGGATGCCGCCGCGGTAGTTGGTGGCGGTCTTGTCGTAGCGGGTGGCGATGCCGCGCCACTGTTTGAGCTTGTTCCAGTCGCGCTCGACGGTGTTGCGTCGCCGGTAGGC encodes:
- a CDS encoding transposase codes for the protein AYRRRNTVERDWNKLKQWRGIATRYDKTATNYRGGILLAVLLTWAPK